In one window of Limnohabitans sp. MORI2 DNA:
- the prmC gene encoding peptide chain release factor N(5)-glutamine methyltransferase: MNTPMRAPNNLTNAPLQAPSDAPLLCVQQALSWAQTLGLPRLDAQMLLLHALGRALNDRAWLLMNSDAPLSVEAHQTFSQFVQRRLTTEPVAYITGQKEFFGLTLQVDKRVLDPRADTETLVEWVLSCLADVPTPHVVDLGTGSGAIALALKHSRPDAHVHALDASTEALQVARTNAARLGLAVQFHAGSWLSPLTKGPMFDAIVSNPPYIASDDAHLASLTHEPLSALASGHDGLDDLRTIVRQAPHHLKPGGWLLLEHGYDQAQAVQDLLGNAGFTQVQSHADLAGILRCSGGRWPTVK; the protein is encoded by the coding sequence ATGAACACGCCCATGCGTGCCCCCAACAACTTGACGAATGCACCGCTGCAAGCGCCCAGCGATGCGCCATTGCTCTGTGTGCAACAAGCATTGAGCTGGGCGCAAACCTTGGGGCTTCCCCGCTTAGACGCGCAAATGTTGCTGCTGCATGCCTTAGGTCGCGCCTTGAACGACCGCGCTTGGTTGTTGATGAACAGCGATGCACCGCTGAGCGTCGAGGCCCACCAAACCTTCAGCCAGTTTGTGCAACGCCGCTTGACCACTGAGCCTGTGGCGTACATCACGGGGCAAAAAGAGTTCTTCGGCCTCACCCTGCAAGTGGACAAGCGCGTGCTCGACCCGCGCGCCGACACCGAGACCTTGGTGGAGTGGGTCTTGTCGTGCTTGGCCGATGTACCCACCCCACACGTGGTGGACCTGGGCACAGGCAGCGGCGCAATTGCGCTGGCTTTGAAGCACAGCCGCCCCGACGCGCACGTTCACGCGCTAGATGCCAGCACCGAAGCGCTGCAAGTCGCCCGAACCAATGCTGCACGTTTAGGACTCGCCGTTCAATTTCATGCAGGCTCGTGGCTCTCGCCTTTGACCAAGGGCCCCATGTTCGATGCCATCGTCTCAAACCCACCCTACATTGCCAGCGACGATGCACATCTGGCCTCACTCACCCACGAGCCCTTGAGCGCCTTGGCCTCAGGCCACGATGGACTAGATGACTTACGCACCATCGTGCGCCAAGCGCCACACCACTTGAAGCCAGGCGGCTGGCTGCTGCTGGAACACGGCTACGACCAAGCGCAAGCGGTGCAAGACCTGCTGGGCAACGCGGGCTTCACCCAAGTGCAAAGCCATGCCGACTTGGCGGGCATCTTGCGGTGCAGCGGCGGGCGCTGGCCAACAGTGAAATAA
- the grxD gene encoding Grx4 family monothiol glutaredoxin yields MSDVQQRIDDLVKQNEVLLFMKGSASFPMCGFSGRAVQVLKACGVDPKAIKTVNVLEDQEIRQGIKEYSNWPTIPQLYVKGEFIGGSDIMMEMYESGELQKAING; encoded by the coding sequence ATGAGCGACGTGCAACAACGCATTGATGATTTGGTCAAGCAAAACGAAGTTTTGCTCTTTATGAAGGGTAGCGCCAGCTTTCCTATGTGTGGCTTTTCGGGCCGCGCAGTGCAAGTGCTCAAAGCTTGCGGTGTGGACCCCAAGGCGATCAAAACCGTGAATGTGCTGGAAGACCAAGAAATCCGTCAAGGCATCAAGGAGTACAGCAACTGGCCCACCATTCCTCAGCTGTATGTGAAGGGCGAGTTCATCGGTGGCTCTGACATCATGATGGAAATGTACGAATCAGGCGAATTGCAAAAGGCCATCAACGGCTGA
- a CDS encoding transglycosylase SLT domain-containing protein, translated as MFWVSFSAAVQAGTQREEPLMDSVRTALSAAVHPSGPPVLVHADVKAANAFQQWLTQTEVRLEKQLQRRKASPVPQGLAIAEPPQKGAGPSAMPDVLAHELASPHLRREFLQTVWYESQRAGLDPSLVLGLIQVESGFRKFAISSAGARGFMQVMPFWARLLADGDASLLFQAQTNLRFGCVILRHYLNVENGDMFLALGRYNGSRGQAPYPNAVLAAQKGWQ; from the coding sequence TTGTTTTGGGTGTCTTTCAGTGCCGCCGTGCAAGCGGGCACTCAGCGCGAAGAACCTTTGATGGATTCGGTGCGTACCGCCTTGAGCGCGGCGGTCCATCCATCAGGTCCGCCAGTGTTAGTGCATGCCGATGTGAAAGCCGCCAACGCATTTCAACAATGGCTGACACAGACCGAGGTGCGTTTAGAAAAACAACTGCAACGCCGCAAAGCCAGCCCCGTGCCGCAAGGTTTAGCGATAGCTGAACCCCCACAAAAAGGGGCGGGGCCAAGCGCTATGCCGGATGTTCTCGCGCATGAGTTAGCCAGTCCCCATTTGCGCCGAGAGTTTTTGCAAACGGTTTGGTACGAAAGCCAGCGTGCGGGTTTAGATCCATCGCTGGTGCTCGGCCTCATTCAAGTAGAAAGCGGCTTTCGCAAATTCGCCATCAGCAGCGCAGGCGCGCGTGGGTTTATGCAAGTCATGCCGTTTTGGGCACGCCTATTGGCTGACGGCGATGCCAGCCTGTTGTTTCAAGCGCAAACCAATTTACGTTTCGGCTGCGTCATCTTGCGGCACTACTTGAACGTTGAAAATGGCGACATGTTTTTGGCGCTAGGCCGCTACAACGGCAGCCGTGGGCAAGCGCCTTATCCAAATGCTGTGCTGGCGGCACAAAAGGGGTGGCAATGA